In Labrus bergylta chromosome 1, fLabBer1.1, whole genome shotgun sequence, one genomic interval encodes:
- the LOC110001380 gene encoding ewing's tumor-associated antigen 1 homolog, protein MNGVRRKCDPPFGLTGSTPKPNRLSRTFRQTQTAGKVDHPPRSEPAEFKSPTRIPRSRAGGGFSGESPHNDSDVQQDIIWDATSPSPNRLGKRGKKPPAGVVNISEIVSRIAPKHGRPRVAEPTLQQWIGDSAAIPCTPDVQAPKPKKKSPRPNGVDDLLKLAKQFDFNMFRRDEEEEVDDPHQQSLELLSEDMLDFENGDQNDFSPSLFGNHQRAEDTAAAGRDIQAHLDLQMEDDLDLLFDGPTQHVSGNLSQVSQVKHPPSTCAASGKTSASSRTSGVSTTNTRAAPANDEFEDDWENDDLLNDSLVLEMTQNPQSFSAPTHCSTQKPAREIKSPGSFRWSDSLRQRSTFKLESNPHFSIKTSQTDTWTNSRVENGSKRSEKDPQKNNCHVLAGAGSQQSVQKSNTVKSDTQKQQSKQRTNAAPPARSLPLTPAAVPSHNEAAAISDLLDDNLNSFFSSDPVWDDPADDDLLCEMCENVENQIQSAQNVPIKQTVSMSTQRAALQLSVNTWDNRTKQPTANQKPFPPQTLPRSAGTSHAGGLVSSAAEGAQMKRETLRCAQLKTSSGGVDSSASLQVSSGVQTAPQGNIRKEHFTFKKPNNPVSTVTNKDLGKCSAAEIELKKQQAMERRRQRLQATQNLPRAPT, encoded by the exons ATGAACGGGGTTCGCCGGAAGTGTGACCCTCCTTTTGGACTGACGGGATCCACACCGAAACCGAACCGGCTGAGCAGAACCTTCAGACAGACTCAGACTGCGGGGAAAGTGGACCATCCTCCGAGGAGCGAGCCGGCAG AATTTAAGAGTCCGACCAGAATCCCGAGATCCAGAGCAGGCGGAGGTTTCAGCGGAGAGTCTCCACACAACGACTCGGACGTCCAGCAGGACATCATCTGGGATGCCACGTCTCCTTCTCCAAACAGACTCG GTAAAAGAGGAAAGAAGCCGCCTGCTGGAGTGGTGAACATCTCAGAGATTGTCAGCAGGATCGCTCCAAAG catGGCAGGCCGAGGGTCGCAGAGCCGACGTTACAGCAGTGGATCGGAGACAGCGCAGCCATTCCCTGCACGCCGGACGTTCAAGCTCCCAAACCGAAGAAGAAGTCCCCAAG GCCGAACGGCGTGGACGACTTGCTGAAGCTCGCCAAACAGTTTGATTTCAACATGTTTCGTCGGgacgaagaggaagaggtggacGACCCGCACCAGCAGagtctggagctgctgtcgGAGGACATGTTGGATTTTGAGAACGGCGATCAGAACGACTTCTCACCTTCACTTTTTGGAAACCATCAACGAGCTGAGGACACGGCTGCGGCTGGGAGAGACATTCAGGCACACCTGGATCTACAAATGGAGGACGATTTGGACCTCCTGTTCGATGGGCCGACCCAGCATGTGAGCGGAAACTTAAGTCAGGTGTCACAAGTGAAACATCCTCCTAGCACGTGTGCGGCTTCTGGGAAAACGTCTGCATCGTCTCGCACTTCTGGTGTTTCCACGACCAACACTAGAGCTGCTCCTGCAAACGACGAGTTCGAGGACGACTGGGAAAACGACGACTTGCTTAATGACTCTTTGGTTTTGGAGATGACACAAAATCCGCAGAGCTTTTCCGCTCCGACGCACTGCTCAACCCAGAAACCCGCGCGTGAAATAAAGAGTCCGGGAAGTTTTCGATGGTCAGACAGTCTGAGACAAAGATCGACCTTCAAGCTGGAGTCCAATCCTCATTTTTCTATCAAAACAAGCCAGACAGACACCTGGACTAACTCAAGGGTGGAAAACGGCTCAAAAAGGTCAGAGAAAGACCCTCAGAAGAACAATTGTCACGTTTTAGCAGGAGCGGGTTCTCAACAGAGCGTGCAAAAGTCAAACACGGTGAAATCAgatacacagaaacaacaatCGAAACAAAGGACAAACGCGGCACCTCCTGCTCGCAGCCTTCCACTCACACCTGCAGCAGTTCCATCCCACAACGAGGCGGCCGCCATCTCTGACCTCCTGGACGACAACCTGAACTCTTTCTTCTCGTCTGATCCAGTGTGGGACGACCCGGCCGATGACGACCTTCTGTGTGAGATGTGTGAAAACGTGGAGAACCAGATCCAGAGCGCCCAGAACGTCCCCATCAAACAGACAGTTTCCATGTCGACCCAGAGAGCCGCTCTGCAGCTGTCTGTCAACACCTGGGACAACCGAACCAAACAGCCAACGGCCAATCAGAAACCTTTCCCTCCTCAAACTCTCCCCCGTTCAGCTGGGACTTCTCACGCAGGTGGTTTGGTTTCAAGCGCAGCTGAAGGTGCACAAATGAAAAGAGAGACTTTAAGGTGCGCACAGTTAAAAACCTCTTCAGGGGGTGTGGACAGTTCAGCGAGTCTGCAGGTGAGCAGCGGGGTCCAGACTGCGCCGCAGGGAAACATCCGGAAAGAGCACTTCACCTTTAAGAAGCCAAACAACCCGGTTTCCACGGTGACGAACAAAG ATTTGGGGAAATGTTCTGCGGCAGAGATCGagctgaagaagcagcaggcGATGGAGAGGCGTCGACAGAGGCTGCAGGCCACCCAAAACCTTCCCCGAGCTCcaacctga
- the LOC110001382 gene encoding CD209 antigen-like protein C: protein MNMVRFISKESSEIMVDYVNVDESSSRITNTKRCLGQEVRGVTAAAPGGKLLTLVAVSFGVLCFLQVALNISLRLTIYTSDRKTTINLTDFDPYFQRGWVYFRSSLYFISSLKKPWQESRVDCLQQGADLVIINSREEQDFIRKFYGLIWIGLTRRGHNGTWRWVDGTPLTKSYWSPGEPNEFEGKKEDCVEIKHHEMDDSWNDIPCEDQNFWICEKMVAV, encoded by the exons ATGAACATGGTGAGGTTCATCTCTAAAGAGTCGTCTGAGATCATGGTGGATTATGTCAATGTGGACGAATCATCTTCCAGGATTACGAACACAAAGCGCTGTTTAGGACAGGAGGTCAGAGGAGTGACTGCTGCAGCGCCTG GGGGAAAACTCTTAACACTGGTTGCTGTGAGCTTTGGCGTCCTGTGTTTCCTACAAGTGGCTCTCAACATTTCCCTGCGCCTCACTATCT ACACTTCTGACAGGAAGACCACGATCAATCTGACTGACTTTG ATCCATATTTTCAACGAGGATGGGTTTATTTCCGTTccagtttgtattttatttcttctttgaaGAAACCTTGGCAAGAGAGTCGAGTCGACTGTCTGCAGCAAGGAGCAGACCTGGTGATCATCAACAGCAGAGAGGAACAG GACTTCATTAGAAAGTTCTATGGGCTGATTTGGATTGGACTGACTCGGAGAGGACACAATGGGACGTGGAGATGGGTGGACGGCACGCCACTGACCAAAAG TTATTGGAGTCCCGGGGAGCCCAATGAATTTGAAGGCAAAAAAGAAGATTGTGTGGAAATAAAGCACCATGAGATGGACGACAGCTGGAATGACATCCCATGTGAGGATCAGAACTTCTGGATCTGTGAAAAGATGGTGGCTGTATAA